One segment of Rhodothermus bifroesti DNA contains the following:
- a CDS encoding orotate phosphoribosyltransferase, with protein sequence MAAHALSPSAYADLVALGRKLYARALVRREQEPITDPRGQPIGWLLDTRIPMLEGDTFREVGRLLAERVRARGVVQLAGFGFGAYALVCAALAAPPPPGAPELRGGFIREQRKPYGRRRLVEGPLDRQQPVVLLDDILNSGRSAARALALLRSDGFHVCGVLTLFNFTWSNGRARLEAEGLWVDALLDLNLRDGPHSTSDSL encoded by the coding sequence ATGGCAGCCCATGCGCTAAGCCCTTCTGCGTATGCCGACCTGGTGGCTCTGGGGCGTAAGCTCTACGCCCGAGCTTTGGTACGCCGCGAGCAAGAACCTATTACCGACCCCCGCGGACAGCCGATCGGGTGGCTACTAGACACCCGCATCCCCATGCTCGAAGGGGACACGTTTCGCGAAGTAGGCCGACTATTGGCTGAGCGGGTGCGTGCCCGTGGCGTAGTGCAGTTGGCCGGGTTTGGCTTTGGGGCTTACGCACTGGTATGTGCCGCTTTGGCCGCTCCCCCTCCCCCAGGTGCTCCCGAGCTGCGTGGTGGCTTTATTCGAGAGCAGCGCAAGCCGTACGGTCGGCGTCGCCTAGTCGAAGGCCCCTTAGACCGCCAGCAGCCTGTTGTGCTGCTCGACGATATCCTTAACAGCGGTCGAAGTGCAGCCCGGGCGCTTGCACTGCTGCGCAGCGATGGCTTTCACGTTTGCGGCGTGCTCACCTTGTTTAATTTTACTTGGAGTAACGGACGTGCCCGCCTGGAAGCCGAAGGGCTCTGGGTAGATGCTCTGCTGGATCTAAACTTGCGGGATGGTCCCCACAGTACTTCGGATTCCCTATGA